Proteins from a genomic interval of Nitrospinaceae bacterium:
- a CDS encoding c-type cytochrome has product MMNTNKGRIATFMTIGMFLIAQAIGVPILSHAGGGAPGHGRGKAEKTQKKEIKNEHRGDMPMSGDHDSKSGDTHQKEDSTKEDVKPIIISMDAIHAYGGTPPGWKFRIPAGDPEEGREAFVKMECFSCHYIGGEKFPKIEKNPANIGPDLTGMGSMHGEPTYFFESIVNPNRVILKGPGYIKKGLSIMPNYSDSIGLQEAIDLVAYLTSLKGGHKKMGGEMHAHGSTKTLK; this is encoded by the coding sequence ATGATGAATACTAATAAAGGGCGAATTGCCACTTTCATGACAATAGGAATGTTCTTAATCGCCCAGGCGATTGGCGTCCCGATTTTAAGCCATGCCGGAGGAGGCGCCCCCGGTCATGGCCGTGGGAAGGCTGAAAAAACACAAAAAAAAGAAATAAAGAATGAACATCGTGGCGACATGCCAATGTCCGGCGACCACGACTCGAAGTCTGGTGACACACATCAGAAGGAAGATTCCACCAAAGAAGACGTGAAGCCCATCATCATCTCGATGGATGCGATTCACGCCTATGGCGGCACACCTCCGGGTTGGAAATTCCGAATTCCCGCAGGCGATCCCGAAGAGGGGCGGGAGGCATTTGTCAAAATGGAATGTTTTTCGTGCCACTACATTGGAGGAGAAAAATTTCCAAAAATTGAAAAAAATCCAGCAAACATAGGCCCCGACCTCACCGGCATGGGTTCAATGCACGGAGAACCAACCTATTTTTTCGAGTCCATCGTCAACCCTAATCGCGTAATCTTGAAGGGCCCTGGATATATCAAAAAAGGTCTGTCCATCATGCCAAACTATAGCGACTCAATCGGGCTTCAGGAGGCAATTGACCTGGTAGCCTACCTGACGAGTTTAAAAGGAGGGCACAAGAAAATGGGCGGGGAGATGCATGCCCATGGAAGTACGAAAACCTTAAAATAA
- a CDS encoding Gfo/Idh/MocA family oxidoreductase, with product MAPEKVKLAFVGLGNWGSRLAAAAERSGAAEPVRCFARTEETRNTFAEKFGGAPASSLDEILKDDSVEGLVISTPHSTHLEIIREAASAGKHIFVEKPLTLTVQEGRQAITAAEAAGVTLQVGHHRRRLGATRKVRSMIEAGELGMLHQLEAHVFNANRQSPAQGWHNDPAEWPLGGMTGRGVHMIDNFHYLAGPIKRVSTFSKKILGATQLDDATVITLEFESGPLGYIAVSQVVPFSILTSALGTEAAAWSDEDGAKLYVQKKNETSRTEIPVEAGDALADQMTEFARCIRTGEKPEIGGAEALEVVAAFEAIVESAASGQVVEVSKYRN from the coding sequence ATGGCACCTGAAAAAGTGAAACTGGCATTCGTCGGCCTTGGAAACTGGGGCAGCCGTCTAGCAGCAGCGGCAGAGAGAAGCGGGGCGGCAGAACCTGTCCGCTGTTTCGCCCGGACAGAGGAAACCAGAAATACTTTCGCCGAAAAATTTGGCGGCGCCCCGGCCTCAAGCCTCGATGAAATCCTCAAAGACGATTCCGTGGAGGGCCTGGTTATTTCCACCCCGCATTCGACACATCTCGAAATAATCCGCGAGGCCGCCTCGGCCGGAAAACATATTTTTGTCGAAAAACCCCTTACCCTGACAGTTCAAGAGGGGCGGCAAGCCATCACCGCAGCAGAGGCGGCGGGCGTTACCCTCCAGGTTGGACACCACCGAAGGCGACTGGGCGCGACCAGAAAAGTGCGCTCAATGATCGAGGCAGGAGAGCTCGGAATGCTCCACCAGCTCGAGGCGCACGTCTTTAACGCGAACCGCCAGAGCCCCGCCCAGGGGTGGCACAACGATCCTGCCGAATGGCCGCTTGGTGGTATGACCGGGCGCGGGGTCCACATGATCGACAACTTCCACTACCTGGCAGGCCCGATTAAACGCGTCTCGACTTTTAGCAAGAAAATCCTTGGCGCAACACAGCTCGACGATGCGACGGTGATTACTCTTGAATTCGAAAGCGGCCCGCTCGGCTATATTGCCGTCTCTCAAGTCGTTCCGTTTTCGATTCTGACCTCTGCCCTCGGCACCGAAGCGGCAGCCTGGAGCGATGAGGACGGCGCAAAACTCTATGTCCAGAAAAAAAATGAAACTTCCCGAACCGAGATACCCGTCGAGGCGGGCGATGCACTGGCCGACCAGATGACAGAATTCGCCCGCTGCATCCGTACGGGAGAAAAACCTGAAATCGGCGGAGCCGAGGCGCTCGAAGTGGTAGCAGCCTTTGAGGCTATCGTTGAGAGTGCCGCTAGCGGCCAGGTCGTGGAAGTGTCCAAATACCGCAACTAG
- a CDS encoding MFS transporter yields MNFSSRFKIFILAGSHSVNSVYNRVLTPVLPLIVMDFDLSYAQAGLIVTAYSVGNSLFQFPISFAADYTGRRRLVVISSLIVNALPVFFFGWAWSYSLLIFLVFLSGLGCSGFHPSAVAMVADVAKQRRGYAMGLFKAGGDFGSVFTPAIVGWLAVVLSSWRTAAQIFVLPGLVWAVLIWMVFPKETPIKRGPIGKEAKSTIWELVKNRALIFLLMVSSCRVMIGRGTMAFFPLLLAESFGYTTIGIGWVITIYYVFGTISSVIMGKLSDYFKNSSLIVVLLFFGTLSLVLMPIPDKIWGLFALMILLATTLGPSQGPILSVMAEMVDDKSRASSVGLLYTTNEIAGAISPFVGGLIAQAVGLRLSFLFYALISLLATGAGVMVYRLRERQLLAGG; encoded by the coding sequence ATGAATTTTTCTTCGCGATTTAAAATTTTTATTTTGGCGGGCAGCCACTCAGTCAACTCTGTCTACAACCGCGTGCTGACCCCGGTGCTGCCGCTTATCGTTATGGATTTCGATCTGAGCTATGCCCAGGCGGGTCTCATCGTCACGGCCTATTCAGTGGGGAACAGTTTATTTCAATTCCCGATATCCTTCGCCGCCGACTACACGGGCAGACGCCGCTTGGTGGTAATTTCCTCTCTCATCGTCAACGCCCTGCCCGTATTCTTTTTCGGCTGGGCCTGGTCGTATTCTCTGCTTATCTTTTTGGTGTTTCTAAGCGGCTTGGGTTGCTCTGGCTTCCACCCATCGGCGGTTGCAATGGTGGCCGATGTCGCGAAACAGCGGCGGGGCTATGCCATGGGCCTTTTCAAGGCGGGCGGGGACTTTGGGAGCGTGTTTACCCCGGCCATTGTCGGATGGCTAGCCGTTGTGTTGTCCAGTTGGCGGACGGCGGCGCAAATATTCGTTCTGCCCGGCCTTGTATGGGCGGTGCTCATCTGGATGGTGTTTCCCAAAGAGACGCCCATCAAGCGGGGACCGATTGGCAAGGAAGCGAAATCCACCATCTGGGAGCTTGTCAAGAACCGGGCGCTGATTTTTCTGCTCATGGTTTCCTCGTGCCGGGTGATGATTGGCCGGGGTACGATGGCGTTCTTCCCTCTCCTGTTGGCGGAGAGTTTCGGATATACCACCATCGGCATCGGATGGGTCATCACAATCTATTATGTTTTCGGAACAATCAGTTCGGTCATCATGGGTAAGCTTTCGGATTATTTCAAGAATTCAAGCCTCATCGTCGTGTTGCTGTTTTTCGGTACGCTGTCCCTTGTCCTGATGCCGATTCCAGATAAGATCTGGGGTCTATTTGCGCTGATGATTTTGCTTGCCACGACTCTTGGGCCGTCGCAGGGCCCTATCCTTTCTGTGATGGCCGAGATGGTTGACGATAAAAGCCGGGCCAGCTCGGTCGGGCTTCTTTACACGACAAACGAAATCGCTGGCGCTATTTCTCCTTTCGTTGGCGGGCTTATTGCCCAGGCTGTGGGGCTCAGGCTTTCCTTTCTTTTTTATGCATTGATTTCCCTTCTCGCCACCGGCGCCGGGGTGATGGTTTATCGCCTCAGGGAGCGCCAGCTACTTGCGGGCGGGTAA
- a CDS encoding TetR/AcrR family transcriptional regulator, whose product MPRTKEFSETEALNQAMDIFWEKGYEGTSLQDLIGAMEISKSSFYEAFGSKHELFVAAIENYIDKEIGAAVAFLDAEPSGRAAIEKMIRKTLEASCGENKRGCFLCNCAVEMAQHDPVSAEYVARGLERTVDAFVRTIERGQKAGEISKDRDPRALARFLLNTEIGVLVWSRGGADRETLTNVVDMALLALE is encoded by the coding sequence ATGCCCCGGACGAAGGAATTCAGCGAAACCGAAGCCCTTAACCAGGCGATGGATATTTTTTGGGAAAAGGGCTACGAGGGCACCTCTCTTCAGGATTTGATTGGCGCGATGGAAATTTCGAAGAGCAGTTTTTATGAAGCCTTCGGAAGCAAGCACGAGCTTTTTGTTGCGGCCATCGAAAACTACATCGACAAGGAAATTGGCGCTGCCGTGGCTTTTCTCGACGCAGAGCCCTCGGGTAGAGCGGCTATCGAAAAAATGATCCGCAAGACACTGGAGGCGTCCTGCGGTGAAAATAAACGAGGCTGTTTTCTCTGTAACTGTGCCGTAGAAATGGCGCAACACGATCCTGTGTCCGCCGAATATGTGGCTCGGGGTCTGGAGCGGACTGTCGACGCTTTTGTTCGGACGATTGAACGAGGTCAGAAGGCCGGCGAGATTTCCAAAGACCGCGATCCAAGGGCGCTGGCGAGGTTTCTTTTGAACACCGAAATCGGCGTGCTCGTATGGTCTAGGGGCGGTGCCGATCGGGAGACTCTGACGAATGTCGTGGACATGGCGCTTTTAGCACTGGAGTAA
- the trxA gene encoding thioredoxin: MSNISEQTTTVHLTDENFESEVIDSETPTLVDFWAEWCGPCKIMGPAVEKIAEKFEGRVRVGKLNVDENRQMADRFGIRGIPSLFLFRGGKIVDQRVGVQSPTQIEALIGQVFV, translated from the coding sequence ATGAGTAATATCAGCGAACAGACAACTACCGTTCATCTCACTGACGAGAATTTCGAGTCAGAGGTTATTGACTCAGAGACCCCGACGCTGGTGGATTTTTGGGCAGAGTGGTGCGGCCCGTGCAAAATTATGGGCCCTGCGGTTGAGAAAATCGCCGAAAAATTTGAAGGCCGCGTAAGGGTTGGCAAGCTCAACGTTGATGAGAACAGACAGATGGCCGATCGCTTCGGCATCAGGGGCATTCCTTCCCTGTTTCTGTTCAGAGGCGGCAAGATTGTGGATCAGAGAGTGGGTGTTCAATCGCCTACGCAGATCGAGGCCCTGATCGGGCAGGTGTTTGTATAA
- a CDS encoding pyridoxamine 5'-phosphate oxidase, with product MNQPISNIAFTPSVKAIQERLGSRSMYKRVEEKGGWSDTVSGDLAGFIAERDSFYLATATADGQPYIQHRGGPKGFLKVIDGRTLAFADFAGNRQYVSMGNLDENDKAYIFLMDYPGRRRVKIWGRAEVVENDPELIKKLVHPDYKAKPERVFLFHVTAWDINCPQHITPRFTEEDMSPEIEKLRARIAELEAEAEQFKAQIIN from the coding sequence ATGAATCAGCCCATCAGCAACATCGCTTTCACGCCCTCGGTCAAGGCAATACAGGAGCGTCTCGGCTCGCGCAGTATGTATAAGCGGGTAGAGGAAAAAGGCGGCTGGTCGGATACCGTCTCCGGCGACCTCGCCGGATTTATCGCCGAGCGCGATTCGTTCTACCTGGCGACGGCCACTGCCGATGGGCAGCCCTACATTCAACATCGAGGCGGGCCGAAAGGGTTTTTAAAGGTTATCGATGGGCGAACGCTGGCCTTTGCGGATTTTGCAGGGAATCGCCAGTACGTCTCGATGGGCAATCTCGATGAGAACGATAAGGCCTATATCTTTCTTATGGATTATCCGGGCCGCAGGCGGGTGAAGATTTGGGGCCGGGCAGAGGTTGTCGAAAACGACCCTGAGTTAATAAAAAAACTTGTTCATCCGGACTATAAGGCAAAACCAGAGCGAGTTTTTCTTTTTCATGTAACGGCGTGGGACATCAACTGCCCCCAACACATCACGCCGCGTTTTACAGAAGAAGATATGTCGCCCGAGATTGAAAAGCTTCGTGCCCGTATCGCCGAGTTAGAGGCGGAGGCCGAACAGTTCAAAGCGCAGATTATTAATTAA
- a CDS encoding N-acetylmuramidase produces MADFDPAFKKTILIEGGYKLHETPGDTGGMTYAGVSRRWHPKWPGWKIIDKEGSSGPRLAEHVRDFYRAQFWDRMLGDEIKSQEIAESIYDFAVNAGKNVGFKLAQLTVGASPDGAIGPKTVKLLNVETPEIFDMKFAIAKVARYAAICNGDFSQKKFLLGWLNRTMEVLA; encoded by the coding sequence ATGGCTGATTTCGATCCCGCGTTTAAAAAAACCATCCTCATAGAGGGCGGCTACAAGCTCCACGAGACGCCGGGCGACACGGGCGGCATGACCTATGCCGGGGTATCCCGCCGCTGGCACCCGAAGTGGCCGGGTTGGAAGATTATCGACAAAGAGGGCAGCTCTGGCCCAAGGCTTGCCGAACATGTGCGCGATTTCTACCGGGCCCAATTTTGGGACCGAATGCTCGGCGATGAAATCAAGAGCCAGGAAATTGCGGAGTCTATTTATGATTTTGCGGTAAACGCCGGGAAAAACGTCGGCTTTAAACTCGCTCAGCTTACCGTTGGCGCATCGCCTGACGGCGCGATTGGCCCTAAGACAGTGAAGCTCTTGAACGTCGAGACTCCTGAAATTTTCGACATGAAATTCGCCATCGCAAAAGTGGCCCGCTACGCCGCGATTTGCAACGGCGATTTCTCCCAGAAAAAGTTTTTACTCGGCTGGCTGAACAGAACGATGGAGGTGCTCGCATGA
- a CDS encoding MFS transporter yields the protein MGLWFSASAIIPALRLEYQLSDQQVSLISSSVSAGFVVGTLTSAVFGLADRLDPRRFFMASAIIAAISNVSILWADPASLAVPALRFIVGACMAGVYPVGMKMSSTWARGDTGLLVGLLVGALTLGSASPYLLDALGGLDWRFTLVASSALAAASGALILLMQLGPNLTRSAKFRAPLVLEAWRKKSLRLANLGYFGHMFELYAMWTWIGVFLTASFALNPGGEGAGFYAKLLTFAVIAAGGAGSLFGGLFADRLGRTTLTMGAMGLSGACAIASGFLFGGSPWLLGLLCLIWGVAVVADSAQFSASIIELSDPSLVGTMVTVQTCAGFLLTMFTIHMIPPLTEVFGWRYAFAFLAIGPFLGVWAMSRLRRHPEAAKLASGNR from the coding sequence ATGGGGCTGTGGTTTTCAGCCTCGGCGATCATCCCTGCCCTTCGGCTCGAATATCAGCTCAGCGATCAGCAGGTTTCTTTGATTTCGAGCAGCGTTTCCGCCGGTTTTGTCGTGGGCACATTAACGAGCGCGGTGTTTGGCCTGGCCGATCGGCTGGACCCCAGGCGTTTTTTCATGGCCTCGGCGATTATCGCGGCCATCTCGAACGTGTCGATTCTCTGGGCCGACCCGGCCTCGCTCGCCGTCCCCGCCCTACGCTTTATCGTCGGCGCTTGTATGGCGGGGGTTTATCCCGTGGGAATGAAAATGTCCTCGACCTGGGCACGGGGCGACACCGGCCTGCTGGTGGGTCTTTTGGTGGGCGCCCTCACATTGGGCTCGGCCTCCCCCTATCTTCTTGACGCCCTGGGCGGCCTCGATTGGCGGTTTACCCTCGTGGCCTCATCGGCCCTGGCGGCGGCCTCGGGCGCGCTGATACTTCTCATGCAATTAGGACCCAACCTTACGCGCTCGGCGAAATTTCGCGCGCCGCTTGTTCTTGAAGCATGGCGAAAAAAATCTCTTCGCCTCGCCAACCTGGGTTACTTCGGGCACATGTTCGAGCTCTATGCCATGTGGACCTGGATCGGTGTTTTTCTAACGGCGAGCTTTGCGCTTAATCCCGGTGGCGAGGGCGCCGGTTTTTACGCAAAGCTGCTCACCTTCGCGGTCATCGCCGCTGGCGGGGCCGGGAGTCTTTTTGGCGGCCTTTTTGCGGATCGCCTCGGGCGCACGACGCTGACGATGGGCGCCATGGGTTTGAGTGGTGCCTGCGCGATTGCGTCGGGCTTTCTGTTTGGAGGCAGCCCCTGGCTGCTCGGATTATTGTGTCTCATCTGGGGGGTAGCCGTCGTCGCAGACTCGGCCCAGTTTTCGGCCAGCATTATTGAGCTCTCAGACCCCAGCCTCGTTGGAACGATGGTCACTGTCCAAACATGCGCAGGGTTTTTGCTCACGATGTTCACGATTCACATGATCCCGCCTCTGACCGAAGTCTTTGGCTGGCGCTACGCATTCGCCTTCCTGGCGATCGGGCCTTTTCTCGGTGTCTGGGCCATGTCCCGCCTGCGCCGCCACCCCGAGGCCGCCAAACTCGCCAGCGGGAACCGGTAA